Proteins from a single region of Zonotrichia leucophrys gambelii isolate GWCS_2022_RI chromosome 17, RI_Zleu_2.0, whole genome shotgun sequence:
- the TOR4A gene encoding torsin-4A, with protein MEEELPCSEVDEKSVLRDLGVEMPCMESNPTGDTSGAEEDAGEVPCAESSTKEESATDPGIVFTEGSVEGETQGSGSDREGDIAGNDREGDIPGSASDREGDIPGSASASDEEIPGSGSNREEKIPGSGSNREGDIPGSGREGEIAGSGSDREGDIPGSGREGDIAGSGREGEIAGSGREGDIAGSGSDREGEIAGSGSDREGDIAGSGREGEIAGSGSASDEEIPGSGSNREGDIAGSGSDREGGIAVTDSDGEGDIAVTDSDREGEMPCDAKEEASCSESDAEEVPDAVIPAAPKKITSISSPLRAFVRLRRRYQGLKKSRLHLELPREKSAEFVHTRLLQRQLSLSRTSLYNPSMAFFNQSGFESSQYFTFDTSVEHYSVKKCRRKKSRRKSRMVLYPDKTKKYLPAEEKSKAKRCLLLLIAIMFFQILNAIENLDDNLQKYDLDGLEKTMHREVFGQKVAVESIVELLKDYLATHVHNKPLVISLNGPTGVGKSHVGWVLAKHFRSVMDNDFVLQYFVMHHCPSGVAPLTCAIDLSKKIADMVTRAEIEEKTPLFILDEVELMSPVLLDTLSRFFEPNQTNEFLNAIYILISNLGGDEITKFITQNASTELLHQQRGAEELLSIIQPVLARVHPLWKAADIIPFILLEKAHVINCFLEQMRREGLYPDQKHIENLANQLSYYTTGDKQYSSMGCKQVVAKVNLL; from the coding sequence ATGGAGgaagagctgccctgctctgaggtgGATGAAAAAAGTGTCCTGAGGGATCTGGGGGTGGAGATGCCCTGCATGGAGAGCAATCCCACAGGAGACACatctggagcagaggaggatgcaggagaggtgccctgtgctgagagcagcacaaaaGAGGAGTCTGCAACTGACCCAGGAATTGTCTTCACTGAGGGCAGCGTGGAAGGAGAGACACAgggcagtggcagtgacagggaAGGGGACATTGCTGGCAATGACAGGGAAGGGGAcattcctggcagtgccagtgacagggaaggggacattcctggcagtgccagtgccagtgaCGAAGAGATTCCTGGAAGTGGCAGTAACAGGGAAGAGAAGATTCCTGGCAGTGGCAGTAACAGGGAAGGGGACATTCCTGGCagtggcagggaaggggagattgctggcagtggcagtgacagggaaggggacattcctggcagtggcagggaaggggacattgctggcagtggcagggaaggggagattgctggcagtggcagggaaggggacattgctggcagtggcagtgacagggaaggggagattgctggcagtggcagtgacagggaaggggacattgctggcagtggcagggaaggggagattgctggcagtggcagtgccagtgaCGAGGAGATTCCTGGAAGTGGCAGTAACAGGGAAGGGGACATtgctggcagtggcagtgacagggaAGGGGGCATTGCCGTCACCGACAGCGATGGGGAAGGGGACATTGCCGTCACTGATAGTgacagggaaggggaaatgCCCTGTGATGCAAAAGAAGAGGCCTCTTGCTCTGAGAGTGACGCAGAGGAAGTGCCAGACGCTGtgatccctgctgctcccaagaAAATCACTTCCATTTCCTCTCCCCTGCGCGCCTTCGTCCGCCTGCGCCGGCGCTACCAGGGCCTGAAGAAAAGCCGGCTGCACTTGGAGCTGCCTCGGGAAAAGTCTGCAGAGTTTGTccacaccaggctgctccagaggcagctgtccctgagcagaACTTCCCTGTACAACCCTTCCATGGCCTTCTTTAATCAGTCTGGCTTTGAGAGCTCCCAGTACTTCACCTTTGACACGTCTGTGGAACATTACTCGGTGAAAAAGTGCAGGCGGAAAAAGAGCCGGAGGAAATCCAGGATGGTTCTCTACCcagataaaaccaaaaaataccTCCCAGCAGAGGAGAAGAGCAAGGCAAAGCGCTGCCTCCTCTTGCTCATTGCCATTATGTTCTTCCAGATTCTCAATGCAATAGAGAACCTGGATGATAACCTCCAAAAATACGACCTGGACGGTTTGGAGAAAACCATGCACCGGGAAGTGTTTGGGCAGAAGGTCGCTGTGGAAAGTATTGTGGAATTACTGAAGGACTATCTGGCCACCCATGTCCACAACAAGCCTCTGGTGATCTCTCTGAACGGCCCCACGGGGGTTGGCAAGAGCCACGTTGGCTGGGTGCTGGCCAAGCACTTCCGCTCGGTCATGGACAATGACTTTGTGCTGCAGTACTTTGTGATGCACCACTGCCCCAGCGGGGTGGCTCCCCTCACCTGTGCAATAGATCTGTCCAAGAAGATTGCTGACATGGTTACCAGAGCTGAAATAGAGGAAAAGACCCCGCTGTTTATTCTGGATGAGGTGGAGCTCATGTCCCCCGTCCTGCTGGACACTCTCAGCCGATTCTTTGAACCCAATCAAACCAACGAGTTCCTCAATGCCATCTACATTTTAATCAGCAACCTGGGAGGTGATGAAATCACAAAGTTCATTACCCAGAATGCATCCACTGAGCTCCTGCACCAGCAAAGGGGAGCTGAAGAGCTGCTGAGCATCATCCAGCCAGTGCTGGCCAGGGTGCACCCTCTGTGGAAGGCTGCAGACATCATCCCCTTCATCCTCCTGGAGAAGGCTCACGTCATAAACTGCTTCCTGGAGCAGATGAGGAGGGAGGGGCTCTATCCCGACCAGAAACACATTGAAAATTTGGCAAATCAGCTCAGTTACTACACTACAGGGGACAAGCAGTACTCCAGCATGGGCTGCAAGCAGGTTGTGGCCAAAGTCAACCTCCTGTAG